The segment GCTGGCCCTGGCCGGCGTGGCCGTGGTGATCTGGTGGGTGCCTGCCGAGCCCCTGCAGCACAAGAACCAGCCGCGCGGCAAGCTCTCCGAGGTGCTCAGGCACGCCGGCCTGCTGCGCCTGGATGCGGGTGTCTTCATCCTGCACGCCGTGCAGCTGGCCATGTGGGTGGCCATCCCCGCCTTGCTGGTGCAGGCCGGCCTGCCCCCGGCGCAGCACTGGTGGGTCTACCTGCCGGCCGTGCTGGCCTCTTTTTTTGTCATGGGCGCCACCCTGTTCCCGCTGGAGCGCCGCGGTTACCTGCGTGCCGTTTTCCTGGGCTCCATTGCGCTGATCGCCCTGGTGCAGCTGGGCCTGCTGTGGGCGGCGGATGCGCCGCACATCGCCTGGCTGGCCTTCATGCTTTTCCTGTTCTTCTGCGGCTTCAACGTGCTCGAAGCCAGCCAGCCCAGCCTGGCCTCGCGCGTGGCCCCGCCCCATGCGCGCGGCGCGGCCCTGGGGGTCTACAACACCCTGCAGTCCCTGGGTTTCTTCGCCGGCGGCGCGGCCGGCGGCTGGCTGGTCAAGACCCAGGGCGTGCCGACGCTTTTCATCGCCTGTGCGGTCGGCATGGGCCTGTGGCTGCTGCTGGCCTGGCCCATGGCGGCGCCTGGCCGCAAAGCGCCATAATCACCCCAATATCTGGAGGAATTTCCCATGGCATCCGTCAACAAAGTCATCCTGGTCGGCAACTGCGGCCGCGACCCCGAAATCCGTTACCTGCCCTCGGGCCAGGCCGTGGCCAACGTCAGCGTGGCCACCTCCAGCCGCCGCAAGGACAAGAACTCGGGCGAGATGATCGAGGACACCCAGTGGCACCGTGTCACCTTCTATGACCGCCTGGCCGAGATCGCCGGCGAATACCTGAAGAAAGGCCGCCCGGTTTACGTCGAAGGCCGCATCAAATACGGCAAGTTCACCAACAAGGATGGTGTTGAGCAGAACACCTGCGACATCATCGCCACCGAAATGCAGCTGCTCGGCGGCCGTGAAGGCTCGGGCGGTCCGGACGAAGACGGTGGTGGCGCCCCGCGTCGCAGCGCTCCCCCGGCCTCGCGCCCGGCTCCCAGCGCCGCTCCGCGCCAGCAGGCCCCGGCCAAATCGGCCAGCGGCTTCGAGGACATGGACGACGACATTCCGTTCTGACCTTTTCTGCCTCAGGCAGAAGCGCAAGAGCCCCGTTGACCGGGGCTCTTTGCTTTTTGGCAGAGGGTGGCGGTGGGCGAAGTTCAGGCCAGCGTGTACGCCGTCTTCACCGTGGTGTAGAACTCCTGCGCGTAGCGCCCCTGTTCGCGCGGGCCGTAGCTGCTGCCCTTGCTGCCACCGAAGGGCACGTGGTAGTCCACCCCCGCCGTGGGCAGGTTGACCATGACCATGCCGGCCTGGGCGTGGCGCTTGAAGTGGGTGGCGTGCTGGAGGCTGGTGGTGGCGATGCCGGCCGACAGGCCGAACTCGCTGTCGTTGGCCACGGCCAGGGCTTCCTCGTAGTCCTGCACGCGGATCACGCTGGCCACGGGGCCGAAGACCTCCTCGCGGTTGATGCGCATGGCCGGCGTGGTGTTGGTGAGCAGGGCGGGGCGCATGAAATAACCCTCGTGGCCGCTGCTGGTGTGGCAAGTGATGCGTTGGCCACCCGCGGCCAGGCTTGCGCCTTCGGCCTGCGCGATCTCGACGTAGCGCAGGTCCTGCGCCAGTTGCTGCTCCGAGACCACCGGACCGATGTCGGTGCCTGCTGCCAAGGCATCACCGATCTTGAGCGTGGCCAGGCGCGCCTGCAGCGCGGCGATGTACTTCGGGTAGATGCCTGCGGTCACGATCAGCCGGCTCGAGGCCGTGCAGCGCTGGCCGGTGGAGAAAAAGGCCGACTGCACGCTGAGCTCCACCGCCTGTTTCAGGTCGGCGTCGTCCAGGATCACCTGCGGGTTCTTGCCGCCCATCTCCAGCTGCACCTTCTTGTGCGCCTGCACGCAGGCTTCGGCGATACGCCGGCCCACACCGACCGAGCCGGTGAAGCTCACGGCGTTCACGCCCGGGTGCCGGACGATGGCCTCGCCGATCACGCTGCCCTGGCCCATCACCAGGTTGAACACGCCGGTCGGGATGCCGCTGCGGCTGATGATGTCGGCCAGGGCCCAGGCGCTGCCCGGTACCAGGTCGGCCGGCTTGAGCACCACGCAGTTGCCGAAAGCCAGGGCCGGGGCGATCTTCCAGGCGGGAATCGCAATGGGGAAATTCCAGGGGGTGATCAGGCCCACCACGCCGATGGGTTCGCGCGTGATCTCGACACCAACACCCGGGCGCACCGAGGGCAGGGTCTCTCCGGCCAGGCGCAGGCATTCACCGGCGAAGAACTTGAAGATGTGGCCCGCGCGCGTGGCCTCGCCTATGCCTTCGGGGCGGGTCTTGCCCTCTTCGCGTGAGAGCAGGGTGCCCAGCTCTTCGCGTCGCGCGAGGATTTCGGAGCCGATGCGGTCCAGCGCGTCGAAACGGGCCTGGATGCCGCTGGTGGACCAGGCGGGGAAGGCGGCCTGTGCCGCGGCCACAGCGGCGTCCACCGCCGCGGCGTCGCCCAGTGCGTAGTGCCCCACCACGTCAGCGAGGTTCGAGGGGTTGATATTGGGCGCAGCAGAGCTGCCGGCGAGCCACTCGCCGGCGATGTAGTTGGCGTGAATCATTTCAGCGAGCCCAGCGCAGCACCAGCGGGTCCAGGCGTTTGGCCGCATCCAGCAGGCCGGCGCGCACCTCGGGGTGCATAGCAGGGAAAGGGTGGCGGCCCGCCTCGCAGGCGATCACACCACCGGCTTTCATCAGCGCCTTGGCGGTCAGGATGCCGCCCTGGCGGTTCTCGGCGTTGATCAGCGGCAGCCACTTGGCGTAGGCCGTCACCGCAGCCTCGCGGTCGCCGACCAGGTAGGGGTCGATGATGGTGCGTATGCCGTCGGGGTAGGCGCCGCCCGTCATGGCGCCGGTGGCGCCAGCGTCCAGGTCGGCCAGCAGGGTGATGGCCTCTTCGCCGTCCCAGGGGCCTTCGATGGCCTCACCGCCCAGGCGGATCAGCTCGCGCAGCTTCGCTGCAGCGCCCGCAGTCTCGATCTTGAAGTAGGCCAGGTGTTCGATCTCCCTGGCCATGCGGGCCAGGAAAGCCGGTGACAGCACCGTGCCGCTGGCCGGCGCATCCTGCACCATGATGGGAATGTCGATGGCATCCGACACCCGCGCATAGAACTCGTAGATCTGCGGTTCGGGCACGCGGAAGGTGGCGCCGTGATACGGCGGCATGATCATCACCATGGCGGCGCCCTGCTCCTGCGCGCGGCGGCTGCGTGCGGCGCAGACGGCCGTGCCGTAGTGGGTGGTGGTGACGATCACCGGCACCCGGCCCGCCACATGCTCCAGCACCACGCGTGTGATGACTTCACGTTCCTCGTCCGAGAGCGAGAACTGCTCTGAGAAGTTGGCCAGTAAACACAGGCCGTTGGAGCCGGCAGCGATCATGAAGTCGACACAACGCTTCTGGCTTTCCAGGTCCAGCGTGCCGTCTTCATGGAAGGTGGTGGGCACCACCGGAAATACGCCCTGGTAACGACGCTGCATGGCGATCACTCGGTGATGTGGAACTGGTCGAGGTAATCGCGTTTGAGCGTCAGGCCCAGGCCGGGCACGTCGTCGCGCAGGTCCAGGAAACCATTCTCGGCGATGGGCTCGCCGTCGAAGATGTACCAGAACAGCTCGTTGCCGACTTCCACGTCGAAGATGGGGAAGTACTCGGCCATGGGCGAGGCCAGGGTGCTCATGGTCAGGTGGTAGTTGTGCATCTGGCCGGCGTGCGGGATCACCGGCACGCTGTAGGCCTCGCACAGGGCGTTGATCTTGTGCGCAGCCGTGATGCCGCCCACGCGGTTGGTGTCGTACTGCACCACACTCACCGCCTTCTTGTCGAGCAGCTGCTTGAAACCGTAGAGCGAGAACTCGTGTTCACCGCCCGAGATCGGGATGCTGGTGAGCTGGTTGAGTTCGGCGTAACCGTCGATGTCGTCGGCGATCACGGGTTCTTCCAGCCAGCGCGGCTCGAACTTCTCCAGCTTCGGCAGGATGCGCTTGGCGTACTCCAGGTTCCAGCCCATATAGCACTCGAGCATCAGGTCGTTCTCGTAACCGATCACCTCGCGCACGGCTTCCACCGACTTGAGGTTCTCCGTTACGCCCTGCTGGCCGTGTGCCGGGCCGTAACCGAAGCGCATCTTGAAGGCTTTGAAACCCTGGTCCTTGAACTGCTGGGCCTCGGCTTGCATGGCCTTGAGGTCGGTGCGGTAGAGCTTGCTGTAGTAGCAGGGGATCTTTTCCTTGGTGCGCCCGCCCAGCAGCTTGAACACCGGCTTGTTCACGCTCTTGCCCAGGATGTCCCAGATGGCCAGGTCCACCGCCGAGATGGCGGCCATGGTCACGCCCTTGCGGCCCCAGGCGTGGGTGGCGCGGTACATGCGCTGCCACAGGTATTCGTAGTCCCAGGGGTCCTGGCCCAGGACCAGGGGTGTCAGGTACTCGTCGATGATGGCCTTGGCGATCTTGGGGGCCAGGGCCACATTGCCCAGGCCGATGATGCCGTCGTCGGTCTCCACTTCCACCACCGTCCAGGAATGGAAACGGAAGGTGCTCATGGTCTCGGCCTTGGAGTACAGCAGGTCCATGGCGTTGGAGCAGAAGTTGCCCTGGGGCGGAACGGTCTTGCCCTTCCATTCGAAGACACGGGCGCGGACGGATTTGATTTTCATTAACGGACTTTCAGGAAGACAGGCTTGCCGCACCCATGCGGCAGGCGATGAGGAAGGCTTGCTCGGTGGCGCTGACATTCGCGCGGCCCTGGCCGGCGATGTCGTAGGCCGTGCCGTGTGCGGGGGTGGTGATGGGGATGGGCAGGCCGCCCTGCACCGTCACGCCCTTGGAGAAACCCATGAGCTTGATCGCGATCTGACCCTGGTCGTGGTACATGGTGACGATGGCGTCGACCTCACCGTCGCGCGCCTTCAGGAAGATGGTGTCGGCCGGGTAGGGGCCGGTCACGGCCACGCCCTCGGCGTTCAGCGCACGCACGGCCGGTTCGATGATGTCTATCTCTTCCCGCCCGCAGGTGCCGCCGTCCCCGCCGTGCGGGTTGAAGGCGGCCACCGCCACGCGGGGCCGGGCCGTGCCTGCGGCCTGCAGGGATCGGTAGATCAGGCGCGTGGCCTGCTGGATGCGTTCCACGCTCAGGTAGCTGGCCGCGTCCTTGAGCGGGATGTGCGAGGACACGCGTGCAGTCCACAGGCCGTTCAGGGTGTTGAACTCGCAGAAGTAGCCTTGCACGTCCAGGTACTCGGCGAAGTGGTGCAGCTCGTCCTCGTGCTGGAGTCCGCCCATCTTCATGGCCTGCTTGTTCAGCGGGGCGAAGCAGATGGCGTCCACCGCGCCGGCGCGCGCGGCGTCCATGCAGCGGTTGAGCACCTGCAGCACCGAACGGCCCCCGGCCGCGCTCACCTGGCCCACCATCACGTCGCGGCGCTGCACCGTGTCCATGGCCACGAATGCGGCTTGCTCGGTGTTGGCGCGGCCCCGTGCCTGTTCAAGTGACGCCAGCGGCGTGGTGGCCACCTGCACCCCCGCCATTTGCTGGCCCCAGGCCCAGAGCCAGGGGTCACCCACCAGCACCACGTTGGCGCGACTGGTGGTGTCGGGTTGGGCCAGCAGGCGGGCGATCAGTTCAGGGCCGATGCCGGCGGGGTCGCCCAGGGTCAGCGCGATGACGGGAAGGGGGGAGCGCATATCAGGTTCGTTCAGTCCAGCTTGATGTTCTTCTTGCGGATCAGGTCGCCGTAGCGCTGGTTCTCGGCGTCGTGAAAGGCCTTGAACTGCGCGGGGGTCATGGGGGTCAGGTCGGCGCCGATGGCGGACAGGCGCGTCTGTGTCTCGGGCATGGCGATGACCTTGTTGACCTCGGCGTTCACGCGCTCGATCACGGCCTTGGGCGTGGAGGCCGGCATGTAGATGCCGTACCAGGCACTCATCTCCACACCTTTGACGCCGGCCTCGGCCATGGTGGGCACCTCGGGCAGCTGCGGGTTGCGTTTGGTCGCGGCCACGGCCAGCGGCTTGATCTTGCCGCTGCGGATATGGCCGATCACCGAAGGCATGGTGTCGAAGCTGATCTGCACCTGGCCCGAGATCAGGTCCAGCAGCGCGGGGCTGCTGCCGCGGTAGGGCACGTGGGTGATGAAGGTGCCGGTCACATCCTTGAACAGCTCGGCCGCGATGTGTTGCGTGCTGCCGGCGCCGCTGGTGGCGTAGTTGAGGTGGCCGGGCTGGCTCTTGGCCAGCTTGACCAGTTCGCCCACATTGGCCGCCGGCAGCGCGGGGTTGGCCACCAGCACATTGGGCACCGAGCCGACGAAGGCCACGGGCACCAGATCCTTGTTGTTGTCGTAACCCAGCTTGAGCAGGTGCGGCGCGATCGCGTGCGCGGTGGACACACCCATGACCAGGGTGTGGCCGTCGGTGGACTTGGCGGTGAAGTCGGCCGCCAGGGTGTTGGAGGCGCCGGGTTTGTTCTCCACGACCACGGGCTGCTTGAGCAGCGGCCCCAGCCGGTCGGCGACCGCACGGGCCATGGCGTCGGTGCCGCCGCCCGGCGAGGACCCGACCATGATGCGTAGCGGGCGACTCGGCCATTCCTGCGCCTGCACGGCGCCACAGGCGGCCAGGATCGCCATGGCGATCGTTGTGGTCAGAGTCTTCATGGTTTTGTCTCCAAAGTGGTTTGAGGAAGTCCCGAAAACCGATGGTAGGGATGCCATCTGTTGCCGTAAACTGAAAGCTATTGATCGATCGATAACCTGAGGTAATCAGCATGGGCTCCATCGACCGCCAGGACAGCACGCCGCAGCTGCTCAACCGGCTGCGCATGCGGCAGATTGCGCTGATGCTCGCTATCGACGACCTGCGCACCCTGCGCGCTGCGGCCGACCAGCTCGGGCTGACCCAGCCGGCCGCCACCAAGATGCTCAAGGAGCTGGAAGGCGCCCTGGGCCAGCCCCTGTTCGAGCGCGTGGGGCGCGGCCTGCGGCTCAATGCGGCGGGCGAGCGGGTGACCGGCTATTTCCGCAGCATCCGCGGCAGCATGGAGGCGCTGAACCGCGAGCTGGGGGAGGTGCGCCAGGGCCGGGCCGGCAAGTTCGCGGTGGGCAGCATCATGGCCGCCTCACCGGGGCGCCTCACCGAGGCGCTGCTCGGGCTCAAGGAACTGTTTCCCCTGCTGACCATCGAGATCGCGGTCGACACCAGCGACCGCCTGATGCAGCAGCTGAGCGAAGGGGTGCTCGAAGTGGTGGTCGGCCGGCGGGTGGGCAACCCCGGCATCGAATGCCGCTTCACCGCCATCGAGGACGAACGCCTGTCCGTGGTGGTCGGCAACGAGCACCCGCTGGCTCGCAAGCGGCGTCTGGCTTTCGAGGCGCTGCTGGACTACCCCTGGGTGCTGCAGCCGGCCGGCAGCCCCCTGCGAGATCTGATCGAGCGCGAATTCCGCGATCACCAGGCCGCCTTGCCCCGGGGACTGATCGAGACCGGCTCCATCCTCACCACCATCAACCTGATCCGGCGCTCGCAGATGGTGGCGGTCATCCCCGAGGCCGTGGCCCAGCGTGACGCCGAGCACGGCATCCTGCACATCCTGCCCTACCGCCTGGGCCAGAGCCTGGCCGCCTACGGCAGCCTGGTCAGCAAGGACCGCCCGCTGAGCAAGCCGGCCGAGCATTTTCTGGAGCTGCTGCACCGGAAAAAGCCGCCCTGAGGTGGGGTGGCCGGCCCGCGGGGTGTCCGGGGCCGGGAGGCAAGCGGCCTGTCGCCCCCGCAGGCTGGCTGGTGGGGGGTTGTACTCCTGGGGGTATATTGATATACTACCGCCAGTATATGGAGCATCGCATGAAATTGATCCACACCTTCGCCTTTGTCGTTTCCCTGGCCGTGCTGGCCGGTGCCCCCGCCCTGGTGCGCGCGCAGGGTGGAGTGGTGGTGCCTACCGTGCAGATCGGCGCCCGCCCGGTGTCCACCGGCTACGAGATCGACGGCGTGATCGAGCCGGTCAAGCAGAGTGTCATCTCGGCCCAGGCCTCCGGCCGCATCGTCAAGCTGCTGGTCAAGATGGGCGACCGCGTCAAGGCGGGCCAGTTGCTGGCCACCATCGACGATCAGGAAAGCTCGGTCGGTGTGCAACGCAGCGCCGCCCAGGTGGCCCAGAGCGAGGCCGAGCTGCGCAACGCCCAGGCCCATTACGAGCGCACGCGCAACCTGCAAAGCCAGGGCTTCGTGAGCCAAGCTGCGCTGGACGTGGCCGAAACCCAGTACAAGGCCGCCCAGGCCGGCAAGGCCCAGGCCTCGGCCGGGGCGCGCGCCTCGGCCCTGTCGCAGGGTTACACCCGCGTCACGGCGCCCTATGACGGCTGGGTGCTGCAGACGCACGCCGAAGCCGGCGACCTGGCCGTGCCGGGCAAACCCATCGTGACGGTCTACGCCCCCCTGCCCCTGCGCGCCGTGGTGCAGGTGCCGGCCTCGCTGGCCGACAGCACCCGCGCGGCCAGGGAGGTGCTGGTGCAGCTGGGCGCAGCCAACGGCGACAGCCAGTGGGTGGCGCCCATCAAGCGCAGCGCCATGCCGGCGGCCGATCCGGTCTCGCAGACCGTGGTCTGGCGCCTGGACCTGTCGAGCCAGGCGGCGCAGAATCTGCTGCCGGGCCAGCAGGTGCGTGTGCGTTTTGTCGGTGGCCAGGCCAATCGCACCGTGGTGCCGGCCGGCGCCGTGCTGCGCCGTGGCGAATTGACCGCTGTGTATGTGGCTACTGCGCGCGGTTTCGTGCTGCGTGCCGTGCGCCTGGGTGCCGACCATGGCGCCGAGGGTGTGGAAATCGTGGCCGGCCTGGCCGCCGGTGAGCGTGTGGCGCTGGACCCGGTCAAGGCCGGTCTGGCCGGTGCCGTCGCCGCCCAACCGTGAGAACCGCCATGAAAGACAGCCAGCAAGAGCGCATGGGCATTTCCGGACGCATCGCGGCGGCCTTCCAGGCCAATGCCATCACGCCCTTGCTGGCCCTGGTGGCCCTGCTGCTGGGCCTGTTCGCCGTGTTCGTCACGCCGCGTGAGGAGGAGCCGCAGATCAACGTGACCATGGCCAATGTGCTGATTCCCTTCCCCGGGGCCAGCAGCACCGATGTGCAGAACATGGTGGCGCGCCCGGCCGAGCAGGTGCTCAGCCAGATCGCCGGCATCGAACACACCTATTCCGTGGCCCGCCCCGGCCTGGCCGTGCTGACCGTGCAATTCGAGGTGGGCGTGCCGCGTACCGAGGCGCTGGTGCGCCTGTACGACGTGCTCAACGCCAACCAGGACTGGCTGCCGCGCGACCTGGGCACGCTGGCCCCCATCGTGAAACCCATGGGCATCGACGACGTGCCGGTGCTGGCCGTGACGCTGTGGAGCAAGGACGCCCAGCCCGCGCATGAACTCGAGCGTGTGGCCCATGCGGTGGAAACCGAACTCAAGCGCGTCAAGGGCACGCGCGAGGTGCAGACCATCGGCGGCCCCGGCCGTGCCGTGCATGTCTGGCTGGAGCCCACGCGCCTGCGCGCCCGCGGCATCGACGTGCTCAGCCTCAAGCAGACCCTGGCCGCCGCCAACTTCGGCATGCCGGCCGGCAGCGTGCTCGACACCCAGGGCAAGAAGAACGGCGCCGCGCCGCAGATGCTCAGCGTGGAGACCGGCGAATTCCTGCGCTCGGCGCAGGACGTGGGCGACATCGTGGTCGGCGTCAGCAAGGGCGCCCCGGTCTATCTGCGCGAAGTGGCGCGGATCGAAGCCGGCGCCCAGCAGCCGCAGCGCTACGTCTGGTTCACCCCCGGTGCCGCCACGGCCCCCGGCGAGGGCGCCGATGCCCTGCCCGCCGGCCAGGTCTACCCGGCCGTCACGCTGACGGTCACCAAGAAACCGGGCGAGAACGCCGTCGATGTGGCGCGTGCCGCCCACGCCCGCGTGCAGGCCCTGCGCAACACCGTGATCCCCGGCAACATCGAAGCCACCGTCACCCGCAACTACGGCGAGACCGCGGCCGAGAAAGCCAACAAGCTGATCCAGAAACTGGCCTTCGCCACCGGCTCGGTCATCCTGCTGGTGGGCTTCGCCCTGGGCCGGCGCGAGGCGGTGATCGTCGGCGCGGCCGTGATCCTGACCCTGATGGCCACGCTGTTCGCCTCCTGGGCCTGGGGCTTCACGCTGAACCGCGTTTCGCTGTTCGCGCTGATCTTCTCCATCGGCATCCTGGTCGACGACGCCATCGTGGTGGTGGAAAACATCCACCGCCACCAGCAACTCACACCCGACGCCCCGCTGCGCGAGATCATCCCGCGCGCCGTGGACGAAGTGGGTGGCCCCACCATCCTGGCCACGCTGACCGTGATCGCAGCCCTGCTGCCCATGGCCTTCGTGTCCGGCCTGATGGGCCCTTACATGAGCCCCATCCCGATCAACTCCAGCCTGGGCATGGCGCTGTCGCTGGCCATCGCCTTCACGGTCACGCCCTGGCTGGCGCTCAAGCTGATGAA is part of the Rhodoferax sp. BAB1 genome and harbors:
- a CDS encoding tripartite tricarboxylate transporter substrate binding protein, with product MKTLTTTIAMAILAACGAVQAQEWPSRPLRIMVGSSPGGGTDAMARAVADRLGPLLKQPVVVENKPGASNTLAADFTAKSTDGHTLVMGVSTAHAIAPHLLKLGYDNNKDLVPVAFVGSVPNVLVANPALPAANVGELVKLAKSQPGHLNYATSGAGSTQHIAAELFKDVTGTFITHVPYRGSSPALLDLISGQVQISFDTMPSVIGHIRSGKIKPLAVAATKRNPQLPEVPTMAEAGVKGVEMSAWYGIYMPASTPKAVIERVNAEVNKVIAMPETQTRLSAIGADLTPMTPAQFKAFHDAENQRYGDLIRKKNIKLD
- a CDS encoding MFS transporter produces the protein MTAHERRASASLAAIFALRMLGLFLVLPVFALEAARYPGGDDPVLIGLAMGIYGLTQGLLQIPFGMASDRLGRKRVIIAGLLVFALGSFVAALAGSLTWLIIGRSLQGAGAVSAAVTALLADQTRDEVRTKAMALVGASIGLMFALSLVLAPLLVTYIGLAGLFALTGSLALAGVAVVIWWVPAEPLQHKNQPRGKLSEVLRHAGLLRLDAGVFILHAVQLAMWVAIPALLVQAGLPPAQHWWVYLPAVLASFFVMGATLFPLERRGYLRAVFLGSIALIALVQLGLLWAADAPHIAWLAFMLFLFFCGFNVLEASQPSLASRVAPPHARGAALGVYNTLQSLGFFAGGAAGGWLVKTQGVPTLFIACAVGMGLWLLLAWPMAAPGRKAP
- a CDS encoding 4-hydroxythreonine-4-phosphate dehydrogenase PdxA — protein: MRSPLPVIALTLGDPAGIGPELIARLLAQPDTTSRANVVLVGDPWLWAWGQQMAGVQVATTPLASLEQARGRANTEQAAFVAMDTVQRRDVMVGQVSAAGGRSVLQVLNRCMDAARAGAVDAICFAPLNKQAMKMGGLQHEDELHHFAEYLDVQGYFCEFNTLNGLWTARVSSHIPLKDAASYLSVERIQQATRLIYRSLQAAGTARPRVAVAAFNPHGGDGGTCGREEIDIIEPAVRALNAEGVAVTGPYPADTIFLKARDGEVDAIVTMYHDQGQIAIKLMGFSKGVTVQGGLPIPITTPAHGTAYDIAGQGRANVSATEQAFLIACRMGAASLSS
- a CDS encoding efflux RND transporter periplasmic adaptor subunit, yielding MKLIHTFAFVVSLAVLAGAPALVRAQGGVVVPTVQIGARPVSTGYEIDGVIEPVKQSVISAQASGRIVKLLVKMGDRVKAGQLLATIDDQESSVGVQRSAAQVAQSEAELRNAQAHYERTRNLQSQGFVSQAALDVAETQYKAAQAGKAQASAGARASALSQGYTRVTAPYDGWVLQTHAEAGDLAVPGKPIVTVYAPLPLRAVVQVPASLADSTRAAREVLVQLGAANGDSQWVAPIKRSAMPAADPVSQTVVWRLDLSSQAAQNLLPGQQVRVRFVGGQANRTVVPAGAVLRRGELTAVYVATARGFVLRAVRLGADHGAEGVEIVAGLAAGERVALDPVKAGLAGAVAAQP
- a CDS encoding dihydrodipicolinate synthase family protein — encoded protein: MQRRYQGVFPVVPTTFHEDGTLDLESQKRCVDFMIAAGSNGLCLLANFSEQFSLSDEEREVITRVVLEHVAGRVPVIVTTTHYGTAVCAARSRRAQEQGAAMVMIMPPYHGATFRVPEPQIYEFYARVSDAIDIPIMVQDAPASGTVLSPAFLARMAREIEHLAYFKIETAGAAAKLRELIRLGGEAIEGPWDGEEAITLLADLDAGATGAMTGGAYPDGIRTIIDPYLVGDREAAVTAYAKWLPLINAENRQGGILTAKALMKAGGVIACEAGRHPFPAMHPEVRAGLLDAAKRLDPLVLRWAR
- a CDS encoding LysR family transcriptional regulator translates to MGSIDRQDSTPQLLNRLRMRQIALMLAIDDLRTLRAAADQLGLTQPAATKMLKELEGALGQPLFERVGRGLRLNAAGERVTGYFRSIRGSMEALNRELGEVRQGRAGKFAVGSIMAASPGRLTEALLGLKELFPLLTIEIAVDTSDRLMQQLSEGVLEVVVGRRVGNPGIECRFTAIEDERLSVVVGNEHPLARKRRLAFEALLDYPWVLQPAGSPLRDLIEREFRDHQAALPRGLIETGSILTTINLIRRSQMVAVIPEAVAQRDAEHGILHILPYRLGQSLAAYGSLVSKDRPLSKPAEHFLELLHRKKPP
- a CDS encoding aldehyde dehydrogenase family protein, with amino-acid sequence MIHANYIAGEWLAGSSAAPNINPSNLADVVGHYALGDAAAVDAAVAAAQAAFPAWSTSGIQARFDALDRIGSEILARREELGTLLSREEGKTRPEGIGEATRAGHIFKFFAGECLRLAGETLPSVRPGVGVEITREPIGVVGLITPWNFPIAIPAWKIAPALAFGNCVVLKPADLVPGSAWALADIISRSGIPTGVFNLVMGQGSVIGEAIVRHPGVNAVSFTGSVGVGRRIAEACVQAHKKVQLEMGGKNPQVILDDADLKQAVELSVQSAFFSTGQRCTASSRLIVTAGIYPKYIAALQARLATLKIGDALAAGTDIGPVVSEQQLAQDLRYVEIAQAEGASLAAGGQRITCHTSSGHEGYFMRPALLTNTTPAMRINREEVFGPVASVIRVQDYEEALAVANDSEFGLSAGIATTSLQHATHFKRHAQAGMVMVNLPTAGVDYHVPFGGSKGSSYGPREQGRYAQEFYTTVKTAYTLA
- the ssb gene encoding single-stranded DNA-binding protein, with the protein product MASVNKVILVGNCGRDPEIRYLPSGQAVANVSVATSSRRKDKNSGEMIEDTQWHRVTFYDRLAEIAGEYLKKGRPVYVEGRIKYGKFTNKDGVEQNTCDIIATEMQLLGGREGSGGPDEDGGGAPRRSAPPASRPAPSAAPRQQAPAKSASGFEDMDDDIPF
- a CDS encoding L-rhamnonate dehydratase translates to MKIKSVRARVFEWKGKTVPPQGNFCSNAMDLLYSKAETMSTFRFHSWTVVEVETDDGIIGLGNVALAPKIAKAIIDEYLTPLVLGQDPWDYEYLWQRMYRATHAWGRKGVTMAAISAVDLAIWDILGKSVNKPVFKLLGGRTKEKIPCYYSKLYRTDLKAMQAEAQQFKDQGFKAFKMRFGYGPAHGQQGVTENLKSVEAVREVIGYENDLMLECYMGWNLEYAKRILPKLEKFEPRWLEEPVIADDIDGYAELNQLTSIPISGGEHEFSLYGFKQLLDKKAVSVVQYDTNRVGGITAAHKINALCEAYSVPVIPHAGQMHNYHLTMSTLASPMAEYFPIFDVEVGNELFWYIFDGEPIAENGFLDLRDDVPGLGLTLKRDYLDQFHITE